Proteins from one Populus trichocarpa isolate Nisqually-1 unplaced genomic scaffold, P.trichocarpa_v4.1 scaffold_25, whole genome shotgun sequence genomic window:
- the LOC7465885 gene encoding uncharacterized protein LOC7465885, producing the protein MENMGGDIGTVQTEVQGLEHGVGEERISSHAEAANDILSMTGLRGDALQSKLRIKQAVQVLQQSNVADNLVADVAKIQMGVQGMEQGLGEERICSHLKVANGMENTGERCIQHVDGSVSHWRHTVDDHDSRREATERLVQTNVGASPSGGNDIDNAISTSPHEQNNEADNLAGDAPDMNEVEIYNFLMKDNTVNGAGGVAQPGAGAFEENTNVIRSWLMDDEVSTIGIWGMGGVGKTTMLERIYKELLERPDILHHVYWVTVSQDFSIYKLQNKIARLLHLDLSSEYEIQPRAVKLSEKLVNKQKWILILDDLWESFDLHKVGIPIPLKGCKLIFTTRLKIICQQMGSKHKIKVKPFSETETWTLFMDKLGYDIPLSLEVERIAKDVAKECAGLPIAITTMAGNLTGVDDLDEWKNTLKELKESKYSDMDEVFRILRFSYDRLHDLALQQCLLYCALFPEGQVIEREELISNLINVGIIERMESRQEALDKGHKMLNRLEGVCLLDRIDDGNAIKMHDLIRDMAIQIRKENPSVMDKMSRPKDPFWNHVEDMNGSSKKCKFCGHEFAKSTSVTRIKLHLSGQRGRGVKICKDVPEEVQEIAFLATLDGTPGRKRKTVAGSRNNEVTIAIDVNMSDRENGTGEVAEKLLDAGESSRPGEKSGWTLLMTNLILEFASAVSDQLSYALIGMVLAYVALLLATAELILYMARKKIMSLLPCFHRRSTSPSAPGEAVGTFVVYFGLVGAAWQCIYSTMQYTYARQQKANPIKMCLLPFLFVLCVVFSKLNSNRIPQTRVLRNGIFSYLKKW; encoded by the exons ATGGAAAATATGGGAGGAGATATTGGAACGGTACAAACAGAAGTTCAGGGTTTGGAACACGGAGTAGGGGAAGAGAGGATTTCTTCACACGCAGAAGCAGCAAACGACATATTAAGCATGACTGGACTGAGAGGTGATGCACTCCAGAGCAAGCTGAGGATTAAACAAGCCGTTCAAGTGTTGCAACAAAGCAATGTAGCTGACAATTTGGTAGCAGATGTTGCAAAGATACAAATGGGAGTTCAGGGCATGGAGCAAGGTTTGGGGGAAGAGAGAATTTGTTCACATTTAAAAGTGGCAAATGGCATGGAAAACACTGGTGAAAGATGTATTCAGCATGTTGACGGAAGTGTCTCTCATTGGAGACACACGGTTGATGACCATGATAGTAGAAGAGAAGCAACAGAAAGATTAGTGCAGACCAACGTAGGTGCAAGCCCATCTGGAGGCAATGATATTGATAATGCCATTTCAACCAGTCCACACGAACAAAACAACGAAGCTGACAATTTGGCAGGAGATGCACCAGATATGAATGAGGTTGagatctataattttttaatgaaggaTAATACAGTGAACGGGGCTGGAGGAGTAGCACAGCCTGGTGCAGGAGCATTTGAAGAGAATACAAATGTGATACGTTCTTGGTTAATGGATGATGAAGTCTCAACCATTGGTATCTGGGGGATGGGAGGGGTCGGTAAAACGACAATGCTGGAACGTATCTACAAGGAGCTTCTAGAAAGACCAGACATTTTACATCATGTTTACTGGGTGACCGTGTCTCAAGATTTCAGTATTTATAAATTGCAGAATAAAATTGCTAGACTTCTACATTTAGATCTTTCAAGCGAATATGAAATCCAACCAAGAGCTGTGAAATTGTCAGAAAAACTAGTGAACAAACAAAAATGGATTCTCATTTTAGATGATCTGTGGGAGTCTTTTGATCTACACAAAGTGGGAATTCCTATCCCATTAAAAGGATGCAAGTTGATTTTTACAACTCGACTAAAAATCATTTGTCAGCAGATGGGTagcaaacacaaaataaaagtgaagCCATTTTCGGAGACAGAAACTTGGACTTTGTTCATGGATAAACTTGGATATGACATTCCACTTTCTCTAGAAGTGGAACGCATCGCAAAAGATGTTGCAAAGGAATGTGCCGGTTTGCCAATTGCAATTACTACAATGGCAGGAAACTTGACGGGAGTGGATGACCTAGATGAGTGGAAAAATACATTGAAGGAattgaaagaatcaaaatataGTGACATGGATGAGGTATTCCGGATATTGAGGTTTAGTTATGATCGGTTACACGATTTAGCTCTACAACAATGTCTGTTATACTGTGCATTATTTCCTGAAGGTCAAGTGATTGAAAGGGAAGAGTTGATAAGTAATTTGATCAATGTGGGAATAATTGAAAGAATGGAGAGCAGGCAAGAAGCACTTGACAAGGGTCACAAAATGCTTAATAGACTTGAAGGTGTCTGCTTATTGGATAGAATTGATGATGGTAATGCTAtcaagatgcatgacttgatTAGAGATATGGCCATCCAAATACGCAAAGAGAACCCATCAGTCATG GACAAAATGAGTCGACCAAAGGATCCTTTTTGGAATCATGTTGAAGATATGAATGGTAGTAGCAAGAAGTGTAAGTTTTGTGGGCATGAATTTGCCAAGAGCACTTCCGTTACGAGGATCAAATTGCATTTATCAGGACAGAGAGGGCGTGGTGTTAAAATCTGTAAAGACGTTCCAGAAGAGGTTCAAGAAATAGCCTTTCTAGCTACACTTGATGGCACTCCAGGAAGAAAACGTAAAACTGTAGCAGGCTCAAGAAATAACGAGGTCACTATTGCAATTGATGTCAATATGAGTGATAGAGAGAACGGGACTGGAGAAGTAGCGGAGAAGCTGCTGGATGCTGGAGAAAGTTCACGCCCAGGA GAAAAATCAGGATGGACTTTGCTGATGACGAACTTAATTCTAGAGTTTGCATCTGCAGTTTCTGACCAGCTGAGTTATGCATTAATTGGCATGGTGTTGGCATATGTAGCTCTGCTTCTTGCTACTGCTGAACTGATCCTTTACATGGCacgaaagaaaataatgagcCTATTGCCCTGTTTCCATCGCCGATCGACCAGTCCTTCCGCACCTGGAGAGGCTGTTGGCACTTTTGTTGTGTATTTTGGATTGGTTGGTGCTGCCTGGCAATGCATTTATTCGACAATGCAGTATACATATGCTCGTCAGCAGAAAGCTAATCCAATTAAGATGTGTCTTCTGCCTTTCCTTTTCGTATTATGTGTGGTATTTTCCAAATTAAACAGCAATAGAATTCCTCAGACAAGAGTGCTTAGGAACGGTATATTTTCTTATCTAAAAAAATGGTAG